In Sporichthyaceae bacterium, a single genomic region encodes these proteins:
- a CDS encoding TIGR03564 family F420-dependent LLM class oxidoreductase, translating into MRISLGIGGDVLSAPVPPRAVAAAAAAAEDAGFPGAWATHFIRGTDSIPTITAAGLITTEIELGIGVVPTYPRHPYTLAHEAATVQALIGGRLTLGVGVSHRPIMEGMLGLPFESPAEHMREYLQVLGTLLTTGQVSHHGRFFDVECGFDIPGTSPVSILVGALGPRMVRVAGELSDGIITWLAGPRGLDKHIVPGLTEAAGAAGRGAPRIVVGLPVALADRGKAEQAVNETFARYGGLDNYRNQFEREGVTSPAELAVIGDEEAIRSHLAALRDAGATEISAVVLPVGWDAAKSSNRTIALLAELATEFAPPAG; encoded by the coding sequence ATGCGAATCAGTCTGGGCATCGGCGGCGACGTCCTGTCCGCCCCCGTGCCACCACGCGCGGTGGCCGCGGCGGCGGCCGCCGCCGAGGACGCCGGCTTCCCGGGCGCCTGGGCAACGCACTTCATCCGCGGTACCGACTCGATCCCCACGATCACCGCGGCCGGACTGATCACCACCGAGATCGAACTCGGGATCGGTGTCGTTCCCACCTACCCGCGCCACCCGTACACCTTGGCGCACGAGGCGGCGACCGTGCAGGCGCTGATCGGCGGGCGACTGACCCTCGGCGTCGGTGTCTCCCACCGGCCGATCATGGAGGGGATGCTGGGCCTGCCCTTCGAGAGTCCGGCCGAGCACATGCGCGAGTACCTGCAGGTTCTCGGCACGCTGCTGACCACCGGGCAGGTTTCCCACCACGGCAGATTCTTCGACGTCGAGTGCGGCTTCGACATTCCCGGGACCTCGCCGGTCTCGATCCTCGTCGGTGCGCTCGGCCCACGGATGGTGCGGGTGGCCGGGGAACTGTCCGACGGGATCATCACCTGGCTGGCAGGCCCTCGGGGCCTGGACAAGCACATCGTGCCGGGGTTGACCGAGGCGGCCGGCGCGGCCGGTCGAGGCGCCCCCAGGATCGTCGTCGGACTGCCTGTCGCGCTGGCCGACCGTGGCAAGGCCGAGCAAGCCGTCAACGAGACCTTCGCCCGCTACGGCGGTCTGGACAACTATCGCAACCAGTTCGAGCGCGAGGGCGTCACCTCCCCCGCGGAACTGGCGGTCATCGGCGACGAGGAGGCGATCCGGTCCCACCTCGCGGCCCTGCGCGACGCCGGCGCGACCGAGATCTCTGCGGTCGTCCTCCCGGTGGGCTGGGACGCGGCGAAGTCCTCGAACCGCACCATCGCGTTGCTGGCCGAGCTGGCCACGGAGTTCGCCCCGCCTGCCGGGTGA
- a CDS encoding oxygenase MpaB family protein, giving the protein MPAPATTARRVAGRVAAVPSRVRSRREVLDRLAKLDPDTDHHEYTNLLLGRVFSDAWFHQALFTVAYYRQVAVRSIGPIIGRRGYGPTLTDTTKRTDDSLLFFGLLYRDGHASAEGRTTIDRLSAIHQTFDIKMDDYRYTIASLCYEPVRIPEMLGVDALTAPEQRALFLFWTGVGREWGVEIPEDQAGFRRWFHEYERTEYERTDDAVNVSLAMEKCFLDRWAPGPLRPLGSQFLRALCDDHLLATVDMQPAPVAMRKAVRVAVDVYFRGRRRIPGPARADNIIRPWTTEYGRIPDSSEVGPDWARAIQADPRGKCPF; this is encoded by the coding sequence ATGCCCGCCCCTGCCACGACCGCCCGCCGAGTTGCCGGACGGGTCGCCGCTGTTCCGTCCCGGGTGCGGTCCCGCCGCGAAGTGCTGGACCGACTGGCGAAGCTCGACCCGGACACCGACCACCACGAGTACACGAACCTGCTTCTCGGACGGGTCTTCTCGGACGCCTGGTTCCACCAGGCCCTGTTCACCGTCGCGTACTACCGGCAGGTCGCGGTGCGATCCATCGGTCCGATCATCGGGCGCCGCGGCTACGGGCCAACCCTCACCGACACCACGAAACGCACCGATGACAGCCTGCTGTTCTTCGGCCTGCTCTACCGCGACGGCCATGCGTCCGCGGAGGGCCGGACGACCATCGACCGGTTGTCGGCGATCCACCAGACCTTCGACATCAAGATGGACGACTACCGCTACACGATCGCGAGCCTCTGCTACGAGCCGGTGCGCATCCCGGAGATGCTCGGCGTGGACGCGCTGACCGCACCGGAGCAACGCGCGCTGTTCCTGTTCTGGACCGGGGTCGGCCGGGAGTGGGGCGTCGAGATCCCGGAGGATCAGGCGGGCTTCCGCAGGTGGTTCCATGAGTACGAGCGCACCGAGTACGAGCGCACTGACGACGCCGTGAACGTCTCGCTGGCCATGGAGAAGTGCTTCCTCGACAGGTGGGCACCCGGCCCACTGCGGCCACTGGGCTCGCAGTTCCTCCGCGCCCTGTGCGACGACCACCTGCTGGCGACCGTAGACATGCAGCCCGCCCCGGTAGCGATGCGCAAGGCGGTCCGGGTAGCCGTCGACGTCTACTTCCGCGGCCGCCGACGCATTCCCGGCCCGGCCCGCGCGGACAACATCATCCGCCCCTGGACCACCGAGTACGGGCGCATTCCGGACTCATCGGAGGTCGGCCCGGACTGGGCACGAGCGATCCAGGCCGACCCGCGCGGCAAGTGCCCGTTCTGA